A part of Desulfomicrobium baculatum DSM 4028 genomic DNA contains:
- a CDS encoding polyprenyl synthetase family protein yields MNPQEMKAELGVLGALVESRLATIFADGRSPSPLVASMEYSLMAGGKRLRPVLCLAWAELAGGSVHAVLDFACAIECIHTYSLIHDDLPAMDDDDLRRGKPSNHKRFDEATAILAGDGLLTEAFTLASSLELRPERILKAVFHLSTAAGPRGMVGGQVLDMGLTGKSASLPQLREMHAKKTGALIETSCVTGCVLGGGDDSEQAKASEYGRAIGLAFQVTDDILDVIGDEAALGKPVGSDVAQGKSTYPALLGIDQSRVLARQSVDQALAALAGFSHPRADFLRAVALYILDRTH; encoded by the coding sequence ATGAATCCACAGGAAATGAAGGCCGAACTGGGGGTACTGGGCGCTCTGGTGGAATCGCGCCTGGCCACGATATTCGCGGATGGTCGCAGCCCGTCGCCTTTGGTCGCCTCTATGGAATATTCCCTCATGGCCGGCGGCAAGCGCTTGCGCCCGGTGCTCTGCCTGGCCTGGGCCGAACTGGCGGGGGGTAGCGTGCACGCGGTGCTCGATTTCGCCTGCGCTATCGAGTGCATCCACACGTATTCCCTCATCCATGACGATCTGCCGGCCATGGACGACGACGACCTGCGCCGGGGCAAGCCCTCCAATCACAAGCGGTTCGACGAAGCCACGGCCATCCTGGCCGGGGATGGCCTTTTGACCGAGGCCTTCACCCTGGCGTCGTCCCTTGAACTGCGGCCGGAGAGGATCCTCAAGGCCGTTTTTCACCTCTCGACTGCTGCCGGTCCGCGTGGCATGGTCGGCGGTCAGGTTTTGGACATGGGGCTGACCGGGAAATCCGCAAGCCTGCCGCAGCTGCGTGAGATGCACGCCAAGAAGACCGGGGCGCTGATCGAGACGTCCTGCGTCACGGGCTGCGTTCTCGGCGGCGGAGACGACTCCGAACAGGCCAAGGCCTCGGAATATGGGCGGGCCATCGGTCTGGCCTTTCAGGTCACGGACGACATTCTGGACGTGATCGGAGACGAGGCCGCGCTCGGCAAGCCTGTGGGGAGCGACGTGGCCCAGGGCAAATCGACATATCCGGCCCTGCTCGGCATCGATCAGAGCAGGGTCCTGGCCAGACAGAGCGTGGACCAGGCCCTGGCCGCCCTGGCGGGATTTTCCCATCCTCGCGCCGATTTTCTGCGGGCCGTGGCCCTCTATATTTTGGATAGAACGCATTAG
- the dxs gene encoding 1-deoxy-D-xylulose-5-phosphate synthase, giving the protein MTEQTLQELFPILAAIKNPGDVQAMDEKELTRLGEEIRRMIIQTVSTTGGHLAPSLGVVELTMALLRVFNPARDRIVWDVGHQAYAYKLLTGRLGRFHTLRQLDGISGFPRICESPFDHFGVGHSSTSISAALGMAAARDLAHQDHKVVAVIGDGSMTAGLAYEGLNQAGGLGKNMVVVLNDNEMSISRNVGALSSFLSRKLSKRWVQRFKKEAESIMRQIPRIGDDLAEYARRSEDSLKSFFTPGMLFEAFRFTYIGPLQGHDMRMLTNVFQQTRELEGPILVHVLTKKGKGYAPAETNPTFFHGVGCFEPETGAARKFADCPLPSYTEVFGSTLCKLAEKDERVVAITAAMPEGTGVSCFADRFPERFFDVGICEQHAVTFAAGLASQGMKPVVAIYSTFMQRSYDQIVHDVCLQNLNVTFCLDRGGLVGEDGATHHGVYDLSFLRHIPGLVVMAPRNEPELQHMLATALAHEGPVALRYPRGVGEGAALVETPEILPLGRGELLREGSDGVIVALGSRVNPALEAARMLCEETGREVAVFNARFVKPLPEEHLLALAASQPFMLLVEENALPGGFGSAVLELLADHDALSSLRVKRLGVPDRFIEHGSQKELRARVGINRDGILNTLRALVR; this is encoded by the coding sequence ATGACTGAGCAAACCCTGCAGGAACTTTTTCCCATCCTGGCCGCCATCAAGAATCCCGGCGACGTGCAGGCCATGGATGAAAAGGAACTGACCAGGCTTGGCGAAGAGATTCGCCGCATGATCATTCAGACCGTGTCCACCACGGGCGGGCATCTGGCCCCGTCCCTTGGCGTGGTGGAACTGACCATGGCGCTGCTGCGCGTCTTCAACCCGGCCCGCGACCGCATCGTCTGGGACGTGGGGCATCAGGCCTATGCCTACAAGCTGCTGACCGGCAGGCTCGGGCGCTTCCACACCCTGCGTCAGTTGGACGGAATCAGCGGCTTTCCCCGCATCTGCGAGAGCCCCTTCGATCATTTCGGCGTCGGCCACTCCTCGACGTCCATCTCCGCCGCCCTGGGCATGGCCGCCGCCCGCGACCTGGCCCATCAGGATCACAAGGTCGTGGCCGTCATCGGCGACGGCTCCATGACCGCCGGGCTGGCCTACGAGGGCCTGAACCAGGCCGGGGGGCTGGGCAAGAACATGGTCGTGGTCTTGAACGACAACGAGATGTCCATTTCGCGCAATGTCGGGGCGCTGTCGTCTTTCCTCAGCCGCAAGCTGTCCAAGCGCTGGGTGCAGCGCTTCAAGAAGGAAGCCGAATCCATCATGCGCCAGATCCCGAGGATCGGTGACGATCTGGCCGAATACGCCCGCCGCAGCGAGGACTCTCTCAAAAGTTTCTTCACCCCCGGCATGCTTTTCGAGGCTTTCCGCTTCACCTACATCGGCCCCTTGCAGGGGCACGACATGCGCATGCTGACCAATGTCTTTCAGCAGACCCGTGAACTGGAAGGCCCCATTCTGGTCCATGTCCTGACCAAGAAGGGCAAGGGCTACGCGCCGGCCGAAACCAATCCGACCTTTTTTCACGGGGTGGGCTGCTTCGAACCCGAGACCGGGGCGGCCCGAAAGTTCGCGGACTGTCCGCTGCCCAGCTACACCGAGGTGTTCGGTTCCACGCTGTGCAAGCTGGCCGAAAAGGACGAGCGCGTTGTGGCCATCACCGCCGCCATGCCCGAGGGCACCGGGGTGAGCTGCTTCGCGGACAGGTTTCCGGAACGCTTTTTCGATGTCGGCATCTGCGAGCAGCACGCCGTGACCTTTGCCGCCGGGCTGGCCTCGCAGGGCATGAAGCCCGTGGTGGCCATCTATTCGACCTTCATGCAGCGTTCCTACGACCAGATCGTGCACGACGTCTGCCTGCAGAACCTGAACGTGACCTTCTGCCTGGACCGGGGCGGCCTGGTCGGCGAGGACGGGGCCACGCATCACGGCGTGTACGACCTGTCCTTTCTGCGCCATATCCCTGGGCTGGTGGTCATGGCTCCGCGCAACGAACCCGAGCTGCAGCACATGCTGGCCACGGCTCTGGCCCATGAAGGCCCGGTGGCCTTGCGATATCCGCGCGGAGTGGGCGAGGGAGCGGCCCTGGTCGAGACGCCGGAAATTCTTCCCCTCGGCCGGGGCGAGTTGCTGCGCGAGGGATCGGACGGAGTCATCGTGGCGCTGGGCAGCCGGGTCAACCCTGCCCTGGAGGCGGCGCGGATGCTGTGCGAGGAGACAGGCAGGGAAGTGGCCGTGTTCAACGCCCGTTTCGTCAAGCCGTTGCCCGAGGAGCATTTGCTGGCCTTGGCCGCCTCGCAACCCTTTATGCTTCTGGTCGAGGAGAACGCCCTGCCCGGAGGCTTCGGTTCCGCCGTGCTTGAGCTTCTGGCTGACCACGACGCGCTTTCCAGCCTGCGCGTGAAGCGGCTGGGCGTTCCGGACCGCTTCATTGAACACGGCAGCCAGAAGGAACTCCGGGCCCGGGTCGGCATCAATAGGGACGGGATTTTGAATACGTTGCGGGCGCTGGTCCGCTGA
- a CDS encoding F0F1 ATP synthase subunit gamma, which yields MSDTVANLRRKISTAGDLQSVVRTMKAVAASSIGQYEQSVRALADYYHTVELGLGTCFRQKEPVPMSAERKGHAVSDVVGAVVFGSDQGLVGQFNDVVADYAVKTMAALPGTPQVWAVGERIHARLADAGLPPTGLFTVPGSVKGITPLVGQILVESERHRKRGEVTELHLFYNRPTSGAVYAPVNQRLLPLDENWRRKLAELPWPTKNLPEIMGGGTSTLRALIREYLFVSLFRACAESLASENASRLSAMQRADKNIDELLEGLNAAFHRLRQSDIDEELFDVISGFEALGGK from the coding sequence ATGAGCGACACAGTGGCGAACCTGCGCCGAAAGATCAGCACCGCCGGAGACCTCCAATCCGTCGTTCGCACCATGAAAGCCGTAGCCGCCTCAAGCATTGGGCAATACGAACAATCGGTGCGGGCGTTGGCCGATTACTATCATACCGTGGAACTGGGGCTGGGCACATGCTTCCGACAGAAGGAACCGGTGCCAATGAGTGCAGAACGAAAAGGACATGCGGTTTCGGACGTGGTTGGCGCGGTCGTGTTCGGTTCGGACCAGGGTCTGGTGGGCCAGTTCAATGATGTGGTCGCCGATTACGCGGTCAAGACGATGGCGGCGCTACCGGGCACCCCCCAGGTCTGGGCCGTCGGTGAACGCATTCATGCGCGTCTGGCGGATGCGGGCCTGCCGCCGACGGGACTCTTCACCGTGCCGGGCTCCGTCAAAGGCATCACGCCGCTCGTAGGACAAATTCTCGTGGAGAGCGAGAGGCATCGCAAGCGGGGGGAAGTCACCGAACTCCACCTCTTCTACAACCGCCCCACCTCCGGGGCGGTTTACGCGCCCGTCAATCAGCGGCTGCTCCCGCTGGACGAAAATTGGCGACGCAAGCTGGCCGAACTCCCCTGGCCGACGAAAAACCTGCCCGAAATCATGGGTGGCGGCACGTCGACCTTGCGGGCGCTCATTCGCGAATATCTTTTCGTCTCGCTTTTCCGGGCGTGCGCCGAATCCCTTGCGAGCGAAAATGCGAGTCGCCTGTCGGCGATGCAGCGCGCCGACAAGAACATCGATGAATTGCTGGAGGGCCTCAACGCAGCATTTCATCGTTTACGCCAGAGCGACATCGACGAGGAACTGTTCGACGTCATCTCCGGCTTCGAAGCACTGGGCGGAAAGTAG
- a CDS encoding alternate F1F0 ATPase, F1 subunit alpha, giving the protein MKSESLQDVFDSVFSNISHVRETFTPQLTLREVGTITSVATGIAKVSGLPGVGYDELVMFPGDVPGIAFNVDEDEIGVVLLGEYWHLQAGDEVRRTGRVMDVAVGDSLLGRVIDPLGRPLDGNGPVAGNRRLPVERTAPPIMDRSPVTEPLQTGLKVIDALIPVGRGQRELILGDRQTGKTAIAMDTILNQRDQDVLCVYCAIGQRASAVAKAVATLQKNGAMEYTVIVVTEGNDPPGLAYIAPYAATSIAEYFMEAGRDVLIVYDDLTHHARAYRELSLLLRRPPGREAFPGDIFYIHSRLLERATHLREEAGGGSLTALPVIETEAQDISAYIPTNLISITDGQIYLSPSLFELGVLPAVDVGKSVSRVGGKAQRAAYRAVAGDLKLAYAQFEELETFSRFGARLDEDTRKILEHGRRIRACLKQQESTPVSVPAQIAVLLALTAELFDLVPLEQMTEAENAVQEAAADIPPKVIERLYSAEKLSDADREAIIQIAHNSLARFQVEQKKGQGKIGDRKTEPGPGSEIEARPEELEEASETKEDAPLGVKAGPQSKPEPKPQGSRPEVRTEVKPEAASGIGKKS; this is encoded by the coding sequence ATGAAATCAGAGAGCCTTCAGGACGTTTTCGACAGCGTGTTCTCCAACATAAGCCACGTGCGGGAAACATTCACGCCGCAACTGACGCTGCGGGAGGTGGGCACGATCACCAGTGTCGCCACCGGCATCGCCAAGGTGTCGGGTCTTCCCGGTGTGGGCTATGATGAACTGGTGATGTTTCCCGGCGATGTGCCCGGCATTGCGTTCAACGTGGACGAGGACGAAATCGGTGTCGTCCTGCTCGGCGAATACTGGCATCTCCAAGCGGGAGATGAAGTCCGGCGTACGGGCCGGGTCATGGACGTGGCCGTGGGCGATAGTCTGCTCGGACGCGTCATCGACCCGCTCGGTCGGCCCCTCGACGGCAACGGGCCAGTGGCCGGAAACCGTCGCCTGCCCGTCGAGCGCACTGCCCCGCCCATCATGGACCGCTCTCCCGTCACGGAACCCCTGCAGACCGGCCTCAAGGTCATCGATGCGCTCATTCCCGTTGGGCGCGGCCAGCGCGAGCTGATTCTCGGCGACCGCCAGACGGGCAAGACCGCCATTGCCATGGACACAATCCTCAACCAGCGCGACCAGGATGTCCTGTGCGTCTACTGCGCCATCGGTCAGCGTGCGTCCGCCGTGGCGAAGGCCGTGGCAACCTTGCAGAAAAATGGCGCGATGGAGTACACCGTCATTGTCGTGACCGAAGGCAACGACCCCCCGGGCCTCGCGTACATCGCCCCTTACGCCGCGACCAGCATCGCGGAATATTTCATGGAAGCGGGCCGGGATGTGCTGATTGTTTACGACGACCTCACCCATCACGCGCGCGCCTACCGTGAACTCTCTCTCCTGCTGCGCCGTCCGCCCGGTCGCGAAGCGTTCCCCGGCGACATCTTCTATATCCACTCGCGACTGCTCGAACGTGCGACGCATCTGCGCGAAGAGGCCGGTGGCGGCTCTCTCACCGCTCTGCCTGTCATCGAAACCGAAGCGCAGGACATTTCCGCCTATATTCCGACCAACCTGATTTCCATCACGGATGGTCAGATCTACCTCTCTCCGTCGCTGTTCGAACTGGGCGTGCTGCCTGCGGTCGATGTGGGGAAGTCCGTTTCGCGCGTCGGCGGCAAAGCGCAACGGGCGGCCTATCGCGCGGTGGCGGGCGATCTCAAGCTCGCTTATGCACAGTTTGAGGAGCTCGAAACCTTTTCCCGGTTCGGAGCACGCCTGGATGAAGACACCCGCAAAATCCTCGAGCACGGGCGGCGGATCAGGGCCTGCCTCAAACAGCAGGAATCCACCCCGGTCTCGGTGCCTGCGCAAATCGCCGTGCTGCTCGCCTTGACCGCGGAACTGTTCGACCTTGTGCCGCTTGAGCAGATGACGGAAGCGGAAAATGCCGTGCAGGAAGCGGCTGCGGATATCCCGCCCAAGGTGATCGAGCGATTGTATTCCGCCGAAAAATTAAGCGACGCGGATCGTGAAGCGATCATTCAAATCGCCCACAACTCCCTTGCGCGCTTCCAGGTCGAGCAAAAGAAAGGTCAGGGAAAAATCGGAGACAGGAAAACTGAGCCTGGGCCGGGTTCAGAAATTGAAGCCAGGCCAGAAGAACTCGAGGAGGCCTCGGAAACCAAAGAAGATGCACCATTGGGAGTCAAGGCCGGACCGCAGTCGAAGCCCGAACCCAAACCGCAGGGGTCTCGGCCTGAAGTCCGGACGGAGGTGAAACCCGAGGCCGCGTCCGGAATCGGGAAGAAGTCATGA
- a CDS encoding F0F1 ATP synthase subunit delta gives MIIDWFTVGAQTLNFLVLMWLMKRFLYKPILHAIEEREKRIADKLADADRRKAEARKQSDEFQQKNEEFDRQRAALLNKAMDEVKTERQRLLDEAREAADTLRARRQETLRDEAHGLRQAISRRTRQEVFAIARKTLTDLATTSLEERLVEAFIRRLRELDGQAKEALAKALAGPSPALVRSAYDLPAEQHNAIHDALNETFAAEVQVRFETGPDLICGIELSTNGQKVAWSIEDYLSSLEMGVAELLKERTEPSAQHKSEDGEEPGPKEPWPVTKSQ, from the coding sequence ATGATCATCGATTGGTTCACGGTCGGAGCGCAGACGCTCAACTTTCTGGTCCTGATGTGGTTGATGAAACGCTTTCTTTACAAGCCCATCCTTCACGCCATCGAAGAGCGGGAGAAGCGGATCGCCGACAAACTCGCGGACGCCGACAGGAGAAAGGCCGAAGCCCGGAAACAGAGCGACGAGTTTCAGCAGAAAAACGAGGAGTTCGACCGGCAACGCGCCGCGCTGCTCAACAAAGCGATGGACGAGGTGAAAACCGAACGTCAACGGCTCCTCGACGAGGCACGGGAAGCGGCCGACACCTTGAGAGCCCGGCGACAGGAAACGCTGAGAGACGAAGCACACGGTTTACGTCAAGCAATCAGCCGCCGGACTCGGCAGGAAGTATTCGCCATCGCAAGAAAAACGCTGACGGATCTTGCCACGACGAGTTTGGAGGAGCGTCTGGTCGAGGCGTTCATTCGCCGCTTGCGAGAGCTGGACGGCCAGGCGAAGGAAGCCCTCGCCAAGGCCCTTGCAGGTCCAAGCCCCGCACTGGTGCGCAGCGCCTACGACCTGCCTGCGGAGCAGCACAATGCCATACACGATGCGCTTAATGAAACCTTCGCGGCGGAAGTTCAGGTCCGCTTCGAGACCGGGCCGGACCTGATCTGCGGCATTGAGCTGAGCACAAATGGACAGAAGGTGGCCTGGAGCATCGAGGATTACCTTTCATCGCTGGAAATGGGCGTCGCTGAACTTCTCAAAGAGAGAACCGAGCCCAGCGCCCAACACAAATCCGAAGACGGGGAAGAACCCGGGCCAAAAGAACCCTGGCCCGTAACAAAGAGCCAATGA
- a CDS encoding F0F1 ATP synthase subunit C, translated as MDSMTIIAVASIIIAGITTGFGTMGPALAEGKAVATALTSLAQQPDASATITRTLFVGLAMIESTAIYCFVVSMILIFANPFWNYAIAQMAGK; from the coding sequence ATGGACAGCATGACTATTATCGCAGTGGCATCAATCATCATCGCCGGCATCACCACCGGTTTCGGCACCATGGGACCTGCGCTGGCGGAGGGGAAGGCGGTCGCGACGGCGCTGACGTCACTGGCACAGCAGCCCGATGCCTCCGCCACCATCACCCGGACCCTGTTCGTGGGCCTGGCGATGATCGAATCCACAGCCATCTACTGTTTCGTGGTCTCGATGATTCTCATCTTCGCCAACCCGTTCTGGAATTATGCCATCGCCCAAATGGCGGGGAAGTAA
- a CDS encoding F0F1 ATP synthase subunit A, which translates to MRLSPDEIIFWQYGFLKLNATIAFTWGLMLVMAIGSKIITRRLSTDLTRTHWQNLLEIVVTGIEKQIEEIGLSQPRKYLDFLGTLFLFVAAASLCTVIPGYEPPTGSLSTTVALALCVFVAVPFFGIQEQGLGDYLKSYMKPTIMMLPFNIISEVSRTLALAVRLFGNMMSGAMIIAILITITPFLFPIVMTMLGLLTGMVQAYIFSILAAVYIAAAIRIRKPRPEPRATQ; encoded by the coding sequence ATGCGTCTTAGCCCCGATGAAATCATATTCTGGCAATACGGCTTTCTCAAACTCAACGCCACCATTGCATTCACGTGGGGACTGATGCTCGTAATGGCCATTGGCTCGAAAATCATTACGCGCAGACTTTCCACGGACCTGACACGCACCCACTGGCAGAACCTTCTTGAAATCGTCGTCACCGGCATCGAGAAACAGATTGAAGAGATCGGCCTCAGTCAGCCGCGGAAATATCTCGACTTCCTGGGCACGCTCTTCCTTTTTGTTGCCGCAGCCAGCCTCTGCACCGTCATTCCCGGTTACGAACCGCCGACCGGTTCACTTTCGACCACAGTTGCGCTCGCGCTGTGCGTGTTCGTGGCGGTGCCGTTCTTTGGCATCCAGGAGCAGGGGCTAGGCGACTATCTCAAGTCCTATATGAAACCGACGATCATGATGCTGCCCTTCAACATTATCAGCGAAGTTTCGCGCACGCTGGCCCTGGCCGTCCGTCTGTTCGGCAACATGATGAGCGGGGCGATGATTATCGCCATCCTGATCACGATCACGCCCTTCCTCTTCCCAATCGTCATGACCATGCTGGGGCTGCTCACCGGCATGGTGCAGGCATACATCTTCAGCATCCTCGCCGCGGTTTACATCGCGGCCGCCATACGAATTCGCAAACCCAGGCCTGAACCCAGGGCAACACAGTGA
- a CDS encoding ATP synthase subunit I — MMNETLTLVLALAAGVLLGGLFFGGLWWTVRKGVSSKRPAFWFFASLLLRMGITLTGFHFIAGGHLGRLLMCLLGFFIARLVVTRLTRTVEKPACLAQEAGHAS, encoded by the coding sequence ATGATGAATGAAACTTTGACACTGGTCCTGGCGCTGGCGGCGGGCGTTTTGCTCGGCGGGCTGTTCTTTGGCGGCCTCTGGTGGACGGTCAGGAAAGGCGTTTCGTCCAAGCGGCCGGCGTTTTGGTTCTTCGCCAGCCTGTTGCTGAGAATGGGCATTACCCTGACAGGGTTCCATTTTATCGCGGGCGGTCATCTGGGCAGGCTGCTGATGTGCCTCCTTGGTTTTTTCATTGCGCGCCTTGTCGTGACGCGGCTCACCAGAACGGTGGAAAAGCCGGCTTGCCTGGCACAGGAGGCCGGACATGCGTCTTAG
- a CDS encoding AtpZ/AtpI family protein translates to MSEKPEIKSKDDRTTFSREVGAKAARKLKARRNPTPGVWFGLGMMGLVGWSVVIPTLLGAALGIWLDHRHPGSHSWTLALIVAGLTVGCFNAWHWVAKENREMGKEDNDE, encoded by the coding sequence ATGAGTGAAAAACCGGAAATCAAAAGCAAGGATGACCGCACCACGTTCAGTCGGGAGGTCGGCGCAAAGGCGGCGCGCAAGCTCAAGGCGCGGCGCAACCCCACGCCGGGCGTCTGGTTTGGCCTGGGCATGATGGGGCTTGTAGGCTGGTCGGTGGTGATTCCAACGCTGCTCGGCGCGGCGCTCGGCATCTGGCTGGACCATCGGCATCCGGGAAGCCATTCCTGGACCCTGGCGCTGATTGTGGCCGGGCTCACGGTCGGCTGTTTTAACGCCTGGCATTGGGTGGCCAAGGAAAACAGGGAAATGGGAAAGGAGGACAATGATGAATGA
- a CDS encoding F0F1 ATP synthase subunit epsilon yields the protein MPQPTFMRLKILLPFGIFAEKTGVSRIVAETREGSLGLLPHRLDCVAALAPGILVYENEAEGEVYVAVDEGGLVKTGPDVFVSVRNAVGGKDLALLRETVEQEFLDINEREQVVRSVMAKMESGFIRRLAEFHHE from the coding sequence ATGCCGCAGCCGACATTCATGCGCCTTAAAATTCTCCTGCCGTTTGGAATCTTTGCCGAGAAAACCGGCGTTTCCCGCATCGTCGCAGAGACCCGCGAAGGGTCGCTTGGACTCTTGCCGCACCGGCTCGACTGCGTCGCGGCCCTCGCACCCGGGATTCTGGTCTACGAAAACGAAGCCGAGGGCGAGGTTTACGTAGCCGTCGATGAAGGAGGGCTGGTCAAGACGGGGCCTGACGTATTTGTCTCTGTGCGTAACGCGGTCGGAGGCAAGGACTTGGCGCTTTTGCGCGAAACGGTGGAGCAGGAGTTTCTGGACATCAACGAACGCGAGCAGGTCGTCCGCTCGGTGATGGCAAAAATGGAGAGCGGTTTCATCCGCCGCCTGGCGGAGTTTCATCATGAGTGA
- the atpD gene encoding F0F1 ATP synthase subunit beta, translating into MSVHTGHANSGVVVSVRGSVVDIRFDAHLPPIYSLLHAHEGKISIEVLAQLDAHRVRGIALTPTQGLARGVAVEDTGGPLKTPVGKGILSRMFDVFGNAIDRQAPPTDIQWRTVHRAPPVLARRSTKSEIFETGIKVIDVLVPIERGGKAGLFGGAGVGKTVLLTEMIHNMIGHHEGVSIFCGIGERCREGEELYREMKEAGVLPNMVMMFGQMNEPPGSRFRVGHAAMTMAEYFRDDEHRDVLLLIDNIFRFIQAGMEVSGLMGQMPSRLGYQPTMGTELSRLEERIANTDAGAITSIQAVYVPADDLTDPAAVHTFSHLSASIVLSRKQASEGLYPAVDLLQSSSKMATPGIVGKRHYGLAQEIRRTLAQYEQLKDIIAMLGMEQLSSEDRRVVARARRLERFLTQPFFATEQFSGIKGKLVSLNDSLDGCERILRDEFKDYPESALYMIGAIGEVKKKASPGKPAAKPAAQADLKPANGSPATTQSEQHQQTEPEDPDAAADIHAP; encoded by the coding sequence ATGAGTGTTCATACCGGCCATGCGAACAGCGGCGTAGTGGTCTCTGTGCGTGGCAGTGTCGTAGACATACGTTTCGATGCCCATTTGCCCCCCATCTACTCACTTCTGCATGCGCATGAGGGGAAAATTTCCATTGAGGTTCTGGCTCAGCTGGACGCACATCGCGTGCGTGGCATCGCGCTGACACCCACCCAGGGTCTTGCCCGCGGGGTCGCGGTGGAAGACACGGGGGGGCCGTTGAAAACTCCGGTCGGCAAGGGAATTCTTTCGCGAATGTTCGACGTTTTCGGAAACGCCATCGACCGCCAGGCGCCGCCGACGGATATCCAATGGCGCACAGTTCATCGTGCCCCGCCGGTGCTGGCCCGGCGTTCCACCAAATCCGAGATTTTCGAGACCGGGATCAAGGTCATCGATGTACTCGTGCCAATCGAGCGCGGTGGCAAGGCGGGCCTGTTCGGCGGGGCGGGTGTGGGCAAGACGGTACTGCTGACCGAAATGATTCACAACATGATCGGGCACCACGAGGGTGTGAGCATTTTTTGCGGCATCGGCGAGCGCTGTCGCGAAGGCGAGGAACTGTACCGGGAGATGAAGGAGGCCGGCGTACTGCCGAACATGGTGATGATGTTCGGACAGATGAACGAACCGCCGGGTAGCCGGTTTCGCGTAGGCCATGCGGCGATGACCATGGCCGAATATTTCCGCGACGACGAACATCGCGACGTGCTGCTGCTCATCGACAATATTTTCCGGTTCATCCAGGCCGGCATGGAGGTGTCCGGCCTGATGGGCCAGATGCCATCGCGTCTGGGCTATCAGCCGACCATGGGCACCGAGCTGTCGCGACTGGAGGAACGCATCGCCAACACCGACGCCGGGGCCATCACATCCATCCAGGCGGTGTATGTGCCGGCGGACGATTTGACCGACCCGGCGGCGGTGCACACGTTTTCGCATCTCTCGGCGTCCATCGTGCTCTCGCGCAAGCAGGCCAGCGAAGGACTCTACCCGGCTGTCGACCTGCTGCAATCCAGCTCCAAGATGGCCACACCCGGCATCGTCGGAAAACGGCATTACGGTTTGGCGCAGGAAATCCGGCGGACGCTCGCGCAATATGAACAGCTCAAAGACATCATTGCCATGCTCGGCATGGAGCAACTTTCTTCGGAGGATCGCAGGGTGGTCGCCCGCGCCCGACGGCTGGAGAGGTTCCTCACACAGCCTTTTTTCGCCACCGAACAGTTCAGCGGCATCAAGGGAAAACTCGTCAGTCTCAATGACTCGCTCGATGGCTGCGAACGAATCCTGCGCGATGAGTTCAAGGACTACCCAGAGAGCGCCCTCTACATGATCGGAGCGATTGGCGAAGTGAAGAAAAAAGCCTCTCCCGGAAAACCGGCAGCCAAGCCTGCGGCGCAGGCCGACCTGAAGCCGGCCAACGGTTCCCCGGCCACAACACAATCCGAACAGCACCAACAAACTGAACCGGAGGACCCAGATGCCGCAGCCGACATTCATGCGCCTTAA